The following nucleotide sequence is from Azoarcus sp. CIB.
TGACGACGCCCCTGCCCGCCTCGCGTCGCTGCGTGAAAAGCTGCTGCTGCTCGCCGCGGCCGGTGTAGACCGCGTTCACGTCTGCCGTTTCGACGCCCGCTTCGCAGCGGTGACGGCCGACCAGTTCATCGACAACATCCTCGTACGCGGCCTCGGCGTGCGCCATCTCATCATCGGCGACGACTTCCGCTTCGGCGCCCGCCGCCAGGGCGACTTCGCTCTGCTCGAGGCACGCGGCGCGCAACAGGGTTTCGCCGTCGAGGCGATGCACACGCTCGACGTGGCCGGCGAGCGCGCATCCAGTTCGGCCGTGCGCGAAGCGCTCGCCGAAGGGGACCTCACCCACGCCGCGCGCCTGCTCGGGCGCCCCTACAGCATCGCCGGGCGCGTGATCCGCGGCGATCGGATCGGCCGTCAGCTCGGCTTCCCGACCGCCAACATCCAGATGAAGCACCGCCGCCCCGCGCTCGCCGGCGTGTTCGCGGTCAGCGTCGAAGGCCTAGGCGAATCGCCGGTCGCCGGCATCGCCAACATCGGCGTGCGGCCGTCCGTGACCAGTGCCGGCAGGCCCACGCTCGAAGTGCACCTCTTCGACTGGAACCGCGACTG
It contains:
- a CDS encoding bifunctional riboflavin kinase/FAD synthetase gives rise to the protein MQVFRGIPGHAAQPSVLTIGNFDGVHRGHQALLQMLIDTARAMSLPAVVMTFEPHPREYFSPDDAPARLASLREKLLLLAAAGVDRVHVCRFDARFAAVTADQFIDNILVRGLGVRHLIIGDDFRFGARRQGDFALLEARGAQQGFAVEAMHTLDVAGERASSSAVREALAEGDLTHAARLLGRPYSIAGRVIRGDRIGRQLGFPTANIQMKHRRPALAGVFAVSVEGLGESPVAGIANIGVRPSVTSAGRPTLEVHLFDWNRDCYDAHLRVHFLNKLRDEAKFASLDALKAQIAKDAADARTWFADNPIRPSNCP